One part of the Lycium ferocissimum isolate CSIRO_LF1 chromosome 8, AGI_CSIRO_Lferr_CH_V1, whole genome shotgun sequence genome encodes these proteins:
- the LOC132068024 gene encoding auxin response factor 1-like, with amino-acid sequence MVDQLSFPQQKHLNHHLSFEGDDAICKEMWKACSGSILDVSKAGERVYYFPRLHMEQLEQSTNQELIERIQLSNLPPKILCRVLHIRFLVEHETEEVYAETILLPNQDQNEPTAPEFSALDTPRPEFQSFCKVLTQSDIKCNWGLSVPLKDAVKCFPPLDMAREKPCQELIVKDLQGYEWRFKHSYQGKPRRHSLTSGWSTFVTRKKLLAGDLVVFLRDETGKLHAGIRRLSYQRCSVGASTFSRQSMEGVLAVASHAFATRSLFFVYHKPCYNKSSQFIMSMSKYFEGGNHGRGVGMISRMQHGGEDSHARRTNDLDLMLEEDQYMQDAPNSAQPTMMALEIRQQPVQWLNNIHRFAPVEDNVLQLQTAVVRVNNEGSFPSGTVAIQPQDQDFYELFKEIDFADSTNTSLDIVPLDWNSDWFRPTIQDFDEWLEEQEETIPPGQQTSSISEHPTSFQEMSISSTPSQIPYEGPGRGDEQVPWGGYQVARRCLPILSRVVSRYPDSLVNFRVANSILQSAYLEIWAELVYFLDNLKIVNLSKDQFNVARQHMWDLKLSGIEIGWLEKRLLRIDDVFIMESLLQRRQALTRTMEDTVGQALTCPMGEMLGQALTRTMEEALATFRQLDEELGCINKELHKLSLKVGPNPPMRYQPVLEGLL; translated from the exons ATGGTTGATCAACTGTCGTTTCCACAACAGAAACACCTAAATCATCATTTGTCATTCGAAG GTGATGATGCTATATGCAAGGAAATGTGGAAGGCCTGTTCTGGTTCAATATTGGATGTTTCAAAGGCTGGGGAGAGAGTGTACTACTTTCCAAGACTTCATATGGAGCAG CTGGAGCAATCAACCAATCAGGAATTGATTGAAAGAATACAATTGTCCAACTTGCCCCCAAAGATCCTTTGCCGTGTTCTTCACATTCGCTTTCTG GTTGAACACGAGACAGAAGAGGTTTATGCTGAGACCATATTATTGCCAAATCAAGAT CAAAATGAGCCAACAGCTCCGGAATTTAGTGCTCTTGACACTCCAAGGCCCGAGTTTCAATCGTTTTGCAAGGTCTTAACTCAATCTGATATAAAATGCAATTGGGGACTGTCCGTGCCCCTCAAAGATGCTGTCAAATGCTTTCCTCCCTTG GACATGGCACGAGAAAAACCATGCCAAGAACTGATAGTTAAGGATCTTCAAGGCTATGAATGGCGCTTTAAACATTCATACCAAG GCAAACCAAGGAGGCATTCGCTCACAAGTGGCTGGAGTACATTCGTTACTAGAAAGAAATTGCTTGCCGGGGATTTAGTTGTCTTCTTAAG GGATGAAACTGGCAAACTACATGCTGGGATTAGACGTTTATCTTATCAACGCTGTTCTGTTGGAGcatcaacattttcaagacaAAGCATGGAAGGGGTTCTTGCAGTTGCTTCTCATGCCTTTGCAACCCGAAGTCTCTTTTTCGTCTACCACAAGCCATGCTACAATAA ATCAAGTCAATTTATTATGAGCATGAGCAAATATTTTGAAGGTGGAAACCACGGGCGTGGAGTTGGCATGATATCTAGAATGCAACACGGAGGGGAGGACTCTCATGCGAGAAG AACAAATGATTTGGATCTTATGCTTGAGGAGGATCAATACATGCAAGACGCGCCCAACTCTGCTCAACCTACTATGATGGCGCTGGAGATCAGGCAACAGCCAGTTCAATGGCTTAACAATATCCATCGGTTTGCCCCTGTAGAGGACAATGTACTGCAATTGCAAACAGCAGTTGTAAGGGTAAATAATGAGGGATCTTTTCCAAGTGGAACTGTAGCCATCCAACCTCAAGATCAGGACTTTTATGAGCTATTCAAGGAAATTGACTTTGCAGACTCTACAAACACTAGTCTTGATATTGTACCTTTGGATTGGAATAGTGATTGGTTCAGACCAACCATACAAG ATTTCGATGAATGGCTTGAAGAGCAGGAAGAGACTATTCCTCCCGGTCAGCAGACTTCTTCCATATCGGAGCATCCAACTTCCTTCCAAGAGATGTCTATCTCTTCTACCCCAAGTCAAATTCCCTACGAAGGACCTGGTCGCGGGGACGAGCAAGTTCCTTGGGGAGGCTATCAAGTAGCACGGCGATGTTTACCAATACTCAGTAGGGTTGTCTCGCGGTACCCTGATTCGCTGGTGAACTTCAGGGTCGCAAATAGCATACTTCAGTCAGCATATttggaaatttgggcagagttagTCTACTTTCTTGATAATCTTAAAATAGTGAACTTGTCCAAGGATCAGTTCAATGTTGCTAGGCAACATATGTGGGACTTAAAGTTAAGTGGCATTGAAATTGGCTGGCTTGAAAAGCGTTTACTGCGTATCGATGATGTATTTATCATGGAAAGTTTACTGCAACGGCGACAAGCACTCACACGTACAATGGAGGACACGGTAGGACAAGCACTCACATGTCCAATGGGGGAGATGTTAGGACAAGCACTCACACGTACAATGGAGGAGGCGTTAGCTACATTTAGACAGCTGGATGAGGAGCTTGGATGTATAAACAAGGAGCTTCATAAATTATCTCTGAAGGTTGGCCCAAATCCGCCTATGAGATACCAACCTGTCTTGGAGGGTCTGTTGTAG